From the Vanacampus margaritifer isolate UIUO_Vmar chromosome 14, RoL_Vmar_1.0, whole genome shotgun sequence genome, the window CTCCGTGCGCCGCCGCTATCAAGACTTCGATTGGCTGAGGATCAAATTGGAGGACAGCCAGCCCACGCACCTCATCCCTGTAAGTGACCACGACAACCAACACTGCTCATCGCATAGAAAAACATCTCATTGACACTTTTCGCCCTCTTTTAGCCTTTGCCGGAGAAGTTCGTGATGAAAGGCGTGGTGGACCGTTTTTCGGAAGAGTTTGTCGAAACGCGCATGAAAGCGCTGGACAAGTTCCTCAAGCGGGTTGCAGACCACCCAGTCCTCTCCTTCAACCCACATCTCAATGCTTTTCTGTCTGCTAAGGTGAGAAGACTGGAGGGCgagaaacattttaattgtacaAAAAGTGTTTTGCAGACATCAGCCATTTAGCAACCCCAATAAATCAGTTACAGGGAAAACACAAAGTAGATTTGCTGatgcaagaaaagaaaaaaagtacaacgGATGTAAATGccaaataaattgtgtttactTTCTCATCACGAGTAGCCTCTCTGAATGCTATAAAGTAGTCATCCATCAAATCTGTCCCGACAATCTTCCACTCTCTTTTCACATGCTGACATGCAGTTTTGGTCATGTGGCTCGTTGTCACATTGGATAGCGGTGCTATATGTAGATTTTAGATTAATTTAGTGCTGTTACTATTAATctttaaaattgattattttatcaaTCATTACATTGAATAATAAGAGTAATTtcacccccattttttttaaattaatccacCGAGGTTGGACCAAAGTAATTGAGTGGATAATAGTACTCATAATATATTGTCTTCtatacatatgcattattaaacacccaaaaaaattagcctatgctaaatagttagcaatcgcgattagcattagcgtgctagTGATTACCACTTAAGGTAAACACGCTAACTACAGTTAGTTtacacatacatcattatatcgACATCacacatgtaatagtgtcttaaaagtcattTACAAATGCtgcttcaacattattccatgAGTAAACAAAGAAAGAGCTAGCGGTTAGCTACATGAGGTCTGTTCCTTTCTTCTGGGTACGTTTAGTGCATGACTGCCCTCTTCTGGTTAAGTGATGAACACCTTAAAACCGAGTGAcaggtttttattttggaataattacAGCCCAAGTGCTTTCTAGGAAGTTCAGAACTTCCTCTCCGGTGTTTTGGGGAAGCTCAATGTGCTGTAttgtctttaattaaaaaaaaaacactgagtcAGTGAACAGTTTAAGCAGACGAATCACATCCGCCATTTGGCCACTAGGTGGTACACTAACAAGAAATAAAGATCAGATAACAGCCACCAGGGCATTATTGCGGGtctgccaaaaacaaaaatcagtgtATAAAACATGGATGGCCCAAACATGGTTCTGGTAGAGCTTTGAGACAGAAAGTAATTACCTATTTTTAAAGTCGACTTTGccgactttttttccctcagccTTAGATTCATTCAACATAATGTCGTCAATTTCAGCTTACTAAATTCAATActgtacgataaaaaaatgtggCTGATGCAGTGCACTGAAATGCTAAACTTATTGTGCTTCTGCAGGACCTAAACAAGCGTCAGGGTCTGGCGCTGCTCACCAAGGTGGGTGAGTCGGTGAAGCAAGTAGCCGGAGGCTACAAGCTGCGAGCGCGGCCGGCTGAGTTCTATGCCATGGGAGAGTACCTGGACACCTTCAGCCTGAAACTGGGCACCATCGACCGCATTGCTCAGAGGATCCTCAAAGAGCAGTCAGGTAACAAACTGATGGTGCTCGGCCGATCACCAAAAGTCCACTAGCAGGGTTATGACAAACATGAACATATCTCAAACGACAATCATGAGATTACTATTCGTCAGCGGGGCCAAgcagaagactttttttttttaatctagctAGATTAACTGTCTGTGAGGAAGTCAGATCATCATAGCTACATCTTGACCCACGAGTtgtgaaacaggaagtgacacaaAGATAACACAACCTTTTCCCTTCACTTCTGTATTCTTTTTTACACTAGTCAGCTGTTTGGTTTACAACCTTTGCATTCGTTCATCCTCCACGTACAACACTCAAATGTCACCGATGAATCACGTTTAAATGTCTTTATCCTGTCCTTTCGCTCTCACTAGAGTACTTGGCTGAGCTGCGAGACTATGGCGCTGTGTACTCCAGCTGGACGGGCCTGGAAGAGGAGCTGCAGCGCCCCCTGGAGGGGGTGGCGAGCTCCATTTCCACGTGTTGCAGGGCGATGGACGACTTGTGTGAGAACATGGGCCAGGACTTCCTGCCCGTACTCCGAGAGTATATGCTCTACATTGAGTCCATGAAGGTGGGATTAGGCAATCGTTAACCAATGATTTGAGGGTCCGTTTCTACATCGATaacttattttgtatttgcagAATGTTTTAAAGAAGCGCGACCAGAGTCAGGCGGAATACGAGGGACGCCTGGAAGCCGCCGTACTGCGCAGGCAGGAGGACAGAACGCACGTAAGCCTCATCTATAAAGCATGagatcaaattatttatttttttcctgagatATTTTATACCTCCGGGATTCACTTATTTAGTGTACACTGCCAGGAAGACACTTGTTCATAAGGGTAACACGTGGtgaggctaacttcaaaataaacgttACTATACCAataatattattacaaattgAGCAAAAATCTCGTCCCATGCCTAGTTGGCGGTAACGTGAAAATGTGGCTGCTGTCCTATACGCTGTAGCATTTAGGGCCCCCTGTAGCAGTAGTCCTTCTGTGTTTCTCGCTAGATGCCACCCGAAGTGGAGCGGTGCCAGGACAAGGTGGAGTGTTTCAACGCGGACCTGAAGGCCGACTGGGAGCGCTGGCAGAGCAACAAGCGGCAGGACTTCAAGCAGCTACTCGGTGGCACGGCCGACAAAAACATCAGTTACTATGAGAAGGTAGACCGCAAAAAGCCTGTAACTGGGCTGATTTTTAATCCATCGCATTgggatacattttatttaactcattcaatgccataaattcataaaaagaaaagattattaacaattaggggcaagaggcaattaaatgtttttaattgtaattaatcacatgacttcactagttaactcacgaataatcacatctcttgttaacaaaagtggaaaaatgttaagccaatagaaatagtttgaatgtatttttgacgtttatagccgtcaacggcagtgaatgaattttaattttttttaaagaacgaaaatgctataaaaaattcagggcgtcaggcgattaaagtttttaatcgtaattaatcgcatgactttacatgtcgattaatcacaaattttatgcaaaaaactaaatgtacaataaaaaaatctagattttcaacaaaagtggaaaaaaatgttaaactaatagaaaaagttaaaatgattttttgacgtttatagccgtcaatggcagttaatgtgtttaataaaaaaaaagatgtttgcgGAGTCTCGGAGCACAGATGCTGTTCACTTTTACCAGGTTTTGTTTAATCATCTACGTATTTCTTGACTAATAAACAAATGATATCAGGGTGATCTTCTATATATTCTGTACTGAAAGCGGTTGTCTTCCGCTTCTCTGCAGTGCCAAGAAGCGTGGGAGTCGCTCGTAAGTGTCCTGCAGGACAAACAGACTGAAGACCAAACGAGCGAGACGGACTGAAGCTTGCCCATCACGCACTTTTTCACGCCAAGGACCGAGTTGAAGGACCACGTCCCCGTTTCTCCTGAGTCGACTGTCAGAATTGGACCTTTTCCAGGAGGCATTGACTGCAGCGTACAGTCGGATTACCCGGAAAAAAGCGGCGACTTTCTATCTACAGATACTCATTTTCATGGTGTTGCTCTTTTTCTACTTCATCTGTTAACAGTTGCCAATGCTGCTTATTTAACCACACGCTAAGGAGGCGTGTTTCATATTTTTCCTCATTCTTTTTACATTGTGAGACAagggtatgattttttttttctcccttgtcAGTCGGATTCCAGTCAGCAACGTCAGATAAAGCTACAAACTCATTCTCTGCCTATATATGTTAAACGATTGTTTTCTAATggttctcaaatgtttttgtcctATTATGTCAGATGACTTTAAAAATCCATTTGCAGAAAGCTAAAACTTGCCGCATCTGCGTTTCACAACATGGCCTTGGAAGCGCTGAGCTTAGATGAGCGTGTGAGCTGTCTGATGCTTATCTAGTTCACATCCTTCAGCCAAATCGGCAGCGAGCAGCTTTTTTAGCGACGAAAGCGCTAAAGGTGTCCGAGTTGAAGGATGAGCTCTCCCATCAGATCGATCTCACTTTCGATTAGTTTGGGACTAAATCACTCGCACTAATTAGAACATATTTTCAAGCTGTCAAAAGTGATAACGGTACTAAAACGGGCAGGTGccgtttttcagtttttcttttttcctttttgtctgtttctctaatgtcattgctttaaacaaaaaagtccaTCTAGCTTATGTTGGTGACCTCACACTCGAGCAATGCAAAACCCTGCAGTAGATACTTAACATCAATAAGAAAAATAGGTTTGAAGGATTATAACGGCGCATTGgatgacatctagtggtcaacaaGGGTTTTATCATCCTGTTTGTTGTGAAGTTACTCTTAGACCTCTTGGAtcagttcaaaataaaattaatttgacagtttGTGAAGGCAGATTTTTTCGATACAGCTATAGTTacactcaaaataataaaattcaccattgtaaattacatttattgtatttacgacc encodes:
- the snx30 gene encoding sorting nexin-30 isoform X1, encoding MSVGAQRGLASSGQKHIAEILHPLSAADEPLSPGPDVSVVAGGDKEAGLSNGTPADTPSPASASSLFNRLQLDDDMESDPRDHYGSVETRDLFVTVDDPKKHVSTMETYITYRVSTKTTRIEFDLPEYSVRRRYQDFDWLRIKLEDSQPTHLIPPLPEKFVMKGVVDRFSEEFVETRMKALDKFLKRVADHPVLSFNPHLNAFLSAKDLNKRQGLALLTKVGESVKQVAGGYKLRARPAEFYAMGEYLDTFSLKLGTIDRIAQRILKEQSEYLAELRDYGAVYSSWTGLEEELQRPLEGVASSISTCCRAMDDLCENMGQDFLPVLREYMLYIESMKNVLKKRDQSQAEYEGRLEAAVLRRQEDRTHMPPEVERCQDKVECFNADLKADWERWQSNKRQDFKQLLGGTADKNISYYEKCQEAWESLVSVLQDKQTEDQTSETD
- the snx30 gene encoding sorting nexin-30 isoform X2, whose translation is MSASSLGATRLQLDDDMESDPRDHYGSVETRDLFVTVDDPKKHVSTMETYITYRVSTKTTRIEFDLPEYSVRRRYQDFDWLRIKLEDSQPTHLIPPLPEKFVMKGVVDRFSEEFVETRMKALDKFLKRVADHPVLSFNPHLNAFLSAKDLNKRQGLALLTKVGESVKQVAGGYKLRARPAEFYAMGEYLDTFSLKLGTIDRIAQRILKEQSEYLAELRDYGAVYSSWTGLEEELQRPLEGVASSISTCCRAMDDLCENMGQDFLPVLREYMLYIESMKNVLKKRDQSQAEYEGRLEAAVLRRQEDRTHMPPEVERCQDKVECFNADLKADWERWQSNKRQDFKQLLGGTADKNISYYEKCQEAWESLVSVLQDKQTEDQTSETD